The Rhizobium leguminosarum genome includes a region encoding these proteins:
- the dapF gene encoding diaminopimelate epimerase, whose amino-acid sequence MSATVEFARMNGLGNKILVVDMRGRPDKVTPAAAVALNADPQTEFDQIMAIHDPKADGTDAFIDILNSDGSKAQACGNGTRCVVQALAAETGRKAFTFQTVAGILNAVEHEDGTISVDMGRPVFDWDRIPLAEEFHDTSRIELQIGPIDKPVLHSPSAMSMGNPHAIFWVDRDVMSYDLARFGPLLENHPMFPERANITLAQVTSPTSVTTRTWERGAGLTLACGSAACSAAVSAARTGRTGRTVTINVASAKPPATLSIEWRERDDHVIMTGPAEWEWSGRLDPSTGLWARDGIREAEAQ is encoded by the coding sequence ATGAGCGCAACGGTCGAATTTGCGAGGATGAACGGGCTTGGCAACAAGATCCTGGTGGTCGACATGCGCGGCCGGCCGGACAAGGTGACGCCGGCGGCGGCGGTCGCGCTCAATGCCGATCCGCAGACTGAGTTCGATCAGATCATGGCGATCCATGATCCGAAGGCCGACGGCACCGATGCCTTCATCGATATCCTGAATTCCGATGGCTCGAAGGCGCAGGCCTGCGGCAACGGCACGCGCTGCGTCGTGCAGGCGCTTGCCGCCGAGACCGGCCGGAAGGCCTTTACCTTCCAGACGGTCGCCGGCATCCTCAACGCCGTCGAGCACGAGGACGGGACGATCTCGGTCGATATGGGCCGGCCGGTGTTCGATTGGGACAGGATCCCGCTGGCGGAAGAATTCCACGACACCAGCCGCATCGAGTTGCAGATCGGCCCGATCGACAAGCCGGTGCTGCATTCGCCGTCGGCGATGTCGATGGGCAATCCGCATGCAATCTTCTGGGTGGACAGGGACGTGATGTCCTATGATCTCGCCCGCTTCGGACCGCTGCTCGAAAACCATCCGATGTTTCCCGAGCGCGCCAATATCACGCTGGCGCAGGTGACGTCGCCGACATCGGTGACGACGCGCACCTGGGAGCGCGGCGCGGGACTGACGCTTGCCTGCGGCTCGGCTGCCTGTTCTGCTGCCGTCAGTGCCGCGCGCACCGGCCGCACCGGCCGCACGGTGACGATCAATGTGGCAAGCGCCAAGCCGCCGGCCACGCTTTCCATCGAATGGCGCGAGCGCGACGATCATGTCATCATGACCGGCCCGGCCGAATGGGAATGGTCGGGCAGGCTCGATCCGTCGACCGGTCTCTGGGCGCGCGATGGTATCCGAGAGGCGGAGGCGCAGTGA
- the ffh gene encoding signal recognition particle protein: MFENLQDRLGSILNGLTGRGALSEADVSAALREVRRALLEADVALDVVRSFTDRVREKAVGAEILKSIKPGQMVVKIVHDELIEMLGGEGVGIDLHAPAPVVVMMVGLQGSGKTTTSAKIAHRLSTREKKKVLMASLDTRRPAAQEQLRQLGAQANIDTLPIISGQSPTDIAARAVQAAKLGGHDVVILDTAGRTHIDEPLMVEMADIKKRSNPHEILLVADSLTGQDAVNLARSFDERVGITGLVLTRMDGDGRGGAALSMRAVTGKPIKLIGVGEKMSELEEFHPRRIADRILGMGDIVSLVERASENIDAEKAAAMAAKMAKGKFDLDDLADQLRQMQKMGGMGGIMGMMPGMAGMKDKMAAAGLDDKLFGRQIAIIQSMTKAERTNPDLLKHSRKKRIAAGSGTDAAAINKLLKMHRQMADMMKMMGGKGKGGMMKQMMGGLAGKMGLGGGMGGMGGGMPDLSNIDPRQLEALQKQAEAAGLGKPGGGMPGLGGLPGGLSGLGGAKLPGLGGGFPGLPGLPKKK; the protein is encoded by the coding sequence ATGTTTGAAAACCTCCAGGACCGTCTTGGATCCATTCTGAATGGACTGACAGGCCGTGGCGCGCTTTCGGAAGCCGATGTTTCCGCAGCGCTGCGCGAGGTTCGCCGTGCGTTGCTGGAGGCCGACGTCGCGCTCGACGTCGTGCGTTCCTTCACCGACCGCGTGCGTGAAAAGGCCGTCGGCGCCGAGATCCTGAAGTCGATCAAGCCCGGCCAGATGGTCGTCAAGATCGTGCATGACGAACTGATCGAGATGCTGGGCGGCGAAGGGGTCGGCATCGATCTGCATGCACCGGCGCCCGTCGTCGTCATGATGGTCGGCCTGCAGGGCTCCGGCAAGACGACGACGTCGGCGAAGATTGCCCATCGCCTGTCGACGCGCGAGAAGAAGAAGGTGCTGATGGCGTCGCTCGACACGCGCCGTCCGGCAGCCCAGGAGCAGCTTCGCCAGCTCGGCGCGCAGGCCAATATCGACACGCTGCCGATCATATCGGGCCAGTCGCCGACCGATATCGCCGCCCGCGCCGTGCAGGCGGCCAAGCTTGGCGGCCATGACGTCGTCATCCTCGATACCGCCGGCCGCACGCATATCGACGAGCCCCTGATGGTCGAGATGGCCGACATCAAGAAGCGGTCGAACCCGCATGAAATCCTGCTGGTCGCCGACAGCCTCACCGGCCAGGACGCCGTCAACCTCGCCCGCAGTTTCGACGAACGCGTCGGCATCACCGGTCTGGTGCTGACCCGCATGGACGGCGATGGCCGCGGCGGCGCCGCCCTTTCGATGCGTGCCGTCACCGGCAAGCCGATCAAGCTGATCGGCGTCGGCGAGAAGATGAGCGAGCTGGAGGAATTCCATCCCCGCCGCATCGCCGACCGCATCCTCGGCATGGGCGACATCGTCTCGCTCGTCGAGCGCGCGTCCGAAAACATCGACGCCGAGAAGGCGGCCGCCATGGCCGCCAAGATGGCCAAGGGCAAGTTCGACCTCGACGACCTGGCCGACCAGCTGCGCCAGATGCAGAAGATGGGCGGCATGGGCGGCATCATGGGGATGATGCCCGGCATGGCCGGCATGAAGGACAAGATGGCCGCAGCCGGCCTCGACGATAAGCTTTTCGGTCGCCAGATCGCCATCATCCAGTCGATGACCAAGGCCGAGCGCACCAATCCCGACCTGCTCAAGCATTCGCGCAAGAAGCGCATCGCCGCCGGCTCCGGCACCGATGCCGCCGCCATCAACAAGCTTCTGAAGATGCACCGCCAGATGGCGGACATGATGAAGATGATGGGCGGCAAGGGCAAAGGCGGCATGATGAAGCAGATGATGGGCGGCCTTGCCGGCAAGATGGGGCTCGGCGGCGGCATGGGCGGCATGGGTGGCGGCATGCCCGATCTTTCGAATATCGATCCCCGGCAGCTCGAGGCCTTGCAGAAGCAGGCGGAAGCGGCGGGGCTTGGAAAACCGGGTGGGGGCATGCCCGGTCTCGGCGGTCTGCCGGGTGGTTTGTCGGGCCTCGGCGGCGCCAAGCTGCCGGGACTTGGCGGTGGTTTCCCGGGATTGCCCGGATTGCCGAAGAAGAAGTGA
- a CDS encoding chorismate mutase gives MIDPDVKAQLASYRQSIDNIDAALVHMLAERFRCTKEVGVLKAKYNLPPADPAREEYQIERLRQLAKAANLDPDFAEKFLNFVIKEVIRHHEQIAADHAEQSAAAR, from the coding sequence ATGATTGATCCAGACGTCAAAGCCCAGCTCGCGAGCTATCGTCAGTCGATCGACAATATCGATGCCGCTCTCGTGCACATGCTGGCCGAACGCTTCCGCTGCACCAAAGAGGTCGGCGTGCTGAAGGCCAAATACAATTTGCCGCCGGCCGACCCGGCGCGCGAGGAATACCAGATCGAACGCCTTCGCCAGCTGGCGAAAGCCGCCAATCTGGACCCGGATTTCGCCGAGAAGTTCCTGAACTTCGTCATCAAGGAAGTCATCCGGCATCATGAGCAGATCGCTGCGGATCACGCTGAACAGAGCGCTGCAGCCCGATAA